A single window of Pectobacterium parmentieri DNA harbors:
- the uvrB gene encoding excinuclease ABC subunit UvrB, which translates to MSKVFTLHSDFKPAGDQPEAIRRLKEGLEDGLAHQTLLGVTGSGKTFTIANVIADLNRPTMMLAPNKTLAAQLYGEMKEFFPDNAVEYFVSYYDYYQPEAYVPSSDTFIEKDASVNEHIEQMRLSATKALLERRDVIVVASVSAIYGLGDPDLYLKMMLHLTQGMLIDQRAILRRLAELQYARNDQAFQRGTFRVRGEVIDIFPAESDEIALRVELFDEEVERLSLFDPLTGHVLQTVPRYTIYPKTHYVTPRERILQAMEDIKVELADRKKVLLANDKLVEEQRLSQRTQFDLEMMNELGYCSGIENYSRYLSGRGPGEPPPTLFDYLPADGLLVIDESHVTVPQIGGMYRGDRARKETLVEYGFRLPSALDNRPMKFEEFEALAPQTIYVSATPGNYELEKSGGEIIDQVVRPTGLLDPLIEVRPVATQVDDLLSEIRLRAVINERVLVTTLTKRMAEDLTEYLEEHGERVRYLHSDIDTVERVEIIRDLRLGEFDVLVGINLLREGLDMPEVSLVAILDADKEGFLRSERSLIQTIGRAARNLRGKAILYGDRITASMAKAISETERRREKQEAYNTEHGIVPQGINKKISDILQLGQSASKGKGRGNRKAAEPAARYELMTPKALELKIRELESKMLTHAQNLEFEEAAALRDEVQALRAQFIAVS; encoded by the coding sequence ATGAGTAAAGTATTTACACTGCATTCCGACTTTAAACCGGCAGGCGATCAGCCCGAGGCTATTCGTCGTTTAAAAGAAGGCCTGGAGGACGGGTTAGCACACCAAACGCTGCTCGGAGTAACAGGTTCAGGTAAAACGTTCACGATAGCCAACGTGATTGCCGATCTCAATCGGCCGACAATGATGCTGGCGCCGAATAAAACGCTAGCCGCTCAACTGTACGGCGAAATGAAAGAGTTCTTCCCTGATAATGCTGTCGAGTATTTTGTCTCTTACTATGACTACTATCAGCCAGAGGCCTACGTTCCAAGCTCAGACACCTTTATTGAGAAAGATGCGTCGGTTAACGAACATATCGAACAGATGCGTCTTTCAGCGACAAAAGCGCTGCTGGAGCGGCGCGATGTGATCGTTGTGGCCTCGGTGTCCGCTATCTACGGTCTGGGAGATCCCGATCTCTATCTGAAAATGATGCTGCATCTAACGCAGGGGATGCTGATCGACCAGCGTGCTATTTTGCGGCGTCTGGCAGAATTACAATATGCCCGCAACGATCAGGCATTTCAGCGCGGTACGTTTCGCGTGCGTGGTGAGGTGATCGATATTTTCCCTGCGGAGTCTGACGAAATAGCGCTGCGCGTTGAATTGTTCGATGAAGAAGTGGAACGGCTGTCGCTGTTTGATCCGTTGACGGGGCATGTTCTTCAAACGGTGCCGCGCTATACCATCTACCCGAAAACGCACTACGTCACGCCGCGTGAGCGTATTTTACAGGCGATGGAAGACATTAAAGTTGAATTGGCCGATCGTAAAAAGGTGTTACTGGCCAACGATAAGCTGGTGGAAGAGCAGCGCCTGAGCCAGCGCACGCAGTTTGATCTGGAGATGATGAACGAGCTTGGTTACTGCTCCGGTATCGAAAACTACTCACGCTATCTTTCAGGTCGTGGCCCCGGTGAGCCACCGCCGACGCTGTTTGACTACCTTCCTGCGGATGGGCTGTTGGTGATTGATGAATCCCACGTCACCGTGCCCCAGATCGGCGGGATGTATCGCGGCGACCGTGCGCGTAAAGAGACGCTGGTCGAATACGGTTTCCGGTTGCCTTCGGCGCTGGATAACCGACCGATGAAGTTTGAAGAATTTGAAGCGTTGGCCCCGCAGACGATCTATGTGTCTGCGACACCGGGTAACTATGAGCTGGAAAAATCGGGCGGTGAAATTATCGATCAGGTGGTTCGGCCCACCGGATTGCTCGACCCGCTCATTGAAGTACGGCCTGTCGCGACACAGGTGGACGACCTGCTTTCCGAAATTCGCCTGCGTGCGGTGATTAACGAACGTGTGCTGGTGACGACGCTGACCAAGCGGATGGCGGAAGACCTGACGGAATATCTGGAAGAGCACGGCGAGCGGGTGCGCTATCTGCACTCGGATATTGATACCGTCGAGCGTGTGGAAATCATCCGGGATTTACGCCTTGGTGAGTTCGATGTGCTGGTCGGTATCAACCTGTTGCGTGAAGGGCTGGATATGCCAGAAGTGTCGCTGGTGGCGATTCTGGATGCTGACAAAGAAGGCTTCCTGCGCTCTGAACGCTCCCTGATCCAGACGATTGGCCGCGCGGCGCGTAACCTGCGTGGCAAGGCTATTCTTTACGGTGACAGAATTACAGCGTCAATGGCGAAAGCGATTAGCGAAACAGAGCGGCGTCGCGAGAAGCAGGAGGCGTACAACACCGAGCACGGGATTGTGCCGCAGGGAATTAATAAGAAAATTTCCGATATTCTGCAACTGGGTCAATCGGCGAGTAAAGGCAAAGGGCGAGGTAACCGTAAAGCGGCAGAACCCGCAGCGCGTTATGAACTCATGACGCCGAAGGCGCTGGAGCTGAAAATCCGCGAGTTGGAAAGTAAGATGTTAACGCACGCGCAGAATCTTGAATTCGAAGAGGCTGCCGCCTTGCGCGATGAAGTGCAGGCATTACGCGCACAATTTATTGCCGTCTCTTAG
- a CDS encoding VOC family protein, whose protein sequence is MNPIIPGVDVLFVAGFGPIVKSLTASHMLYVDTLKLPLKPVAEGSDYLVTDVMDGVKHFALWPLSQASESCFGQASWPKDLPEPQSWLEFEVADMVQATAALKVQGYVLLVENRLEPWGQQVTRFLSPEGMLIGVTYTPWLRD, encoded by the coding sequence ATGAACCCTATTATACCGGGCGTAGATGTATTATTTGTGGCGGGTTTCGGACCTATTGTGAAATCACTGACTGCCAGTCATATGCTCTATGTCGATACGCTGAAGTTACCGCTGAAACCGGTAGCGGAAGGGAGCGACTATCTGGTGACCGATGTGATGGACGGGGTGAAGCATTTCGCCCTGTGGCCGCTGTCACAGGCCAGCGAATCTTGTTTCGGGCAGGCAAGTTGGCCAAAGGATCTTCCTGAACCGCAAAGCTGGTTGGAATTTGAAGTCGCGGATATGGTGCAAGCGACAGCGGCGCTGAAAGTACAGGGCTATGTGCTGCTGGTTGAAAACCGTCTTGAACCTTGGGGACAGCAGGTTACCCGCTTCCTGAGCCCCGAGGGGATGCTGATTGGTGTGACTTATACGCCGTGGTTGCGGGATTGA
- the yvcK gene encoding uridine diphosphate-N-acetylglucosamine-binding protein YvcK, translating to MRNRTLADLDRVVALGGGHGLGRVMSSLSSLDSRLTGIVTTTDNGGSTGRIRRSEGGIAWGDTRNCLNQLITTPSVASAMFEYRFNGNGELAGHNLGNLMLKALDHLSVRPLEAINLIRNLLKVDAFLIPMSEHPVDLMAIDEQGNPVYGEVEIDQLAALPQDLQLYPTVPATGEAIDAITKADLILIGPGSFLTSLMPLLLLKELTQALRHTPAPMVYIGNLGSEQSNPAARLTLVEKLSWIEHKVGKPVVDAVIVGPKVDVSQINNRLVVQQPLAAEDVPHHHDRELLRQAIDVVLQRLG from the coding sequence ATGCGCAATCGCACGTTGGCCGACCTTGACAGGGTTGTCGCATTAGGAGGCGGACACGGTTTAGGTCGTGTTATGTCTTCGCTCTCTTCCCTGGATTCACGGCTGACTGGCATTGTCACGACCACGGATAACGGTGGTTCTACTGGCCGTATCCGTCGCTCCGAAGGCGGCATTGCCTGGGGCGATACCCGCAACTGTCTGAACCAACTGATCACTACACCCAGCGTGGCATCTGCGATGTTTGAGTATCGGTTTAACGGTAACGGCGAACTTGCCGGGCACAATCTGGGTAACCTGATGCTAAAAGCACTCGATCACCTGAGCGTGCGTCCATTGGAAGCCATCAACCTGATTCGCAATCTGCTCAAGGTGGATGCCTTTTTAATTCCGATGTCCGAGCATCCTGTCGATTTAATGGCGATTGATGAACAGGGCAACCCTGTTTATGGCGAAGTTGAGATCGATCAGTTGGCAGCCTTACCGCAAGATTTGCAACTCTACCCGACCGTACCGGCCACGGGCGAGGCCATTGATGCCATCACCAAAGCCGATCTCATTTTGATCGGCCCTGGCAGTTTCCTGACCAGCCTCATGCCACTGCTGCTGTTGAAAGAGCTGACACAAGCACTCCGCCACACGCCCGCGCCCATGGTATATATCGGCAACTTGGGCAGTGAACAAAGCAATCCGGCTGCCCGTTTGACGCTGGTGGAGAAGCTGTCCTGGATCGAACACAAAGTGGGAAAACCGGTGGTTGATGCCGTCATCGTCGGTCCGAAAGTCGATGTCAGCCAGATTAATAACCGTCTGGTTGTACAGCAGCCGCTGGCTGCAGAGGACGTGCCACACCATCACGATCGCGAACTGCTGCGTCAAGCCATAGACGTCGTACTGCAAAGGCTGGGATAA